A region of [Bacteroides] pectinophilus DNA encodes the following proteins:
- a CDS encoding plasmid recombination protein: MKTVYHKEFDEALEEYNKKQTRQDRKIEDYFEHVAGKEQDMAVEIIIQIGDREFWKQFDDMKSYMKLSYQIILDELRKRLPQFVVANAVVHLDEDSPHMHIVGVPVADGYKKGFSKQVSKRKVFTKDVLSRVLQDELREVANKEVDDWFGEQIKEKSKGRNHDLSVAEYKVAQETKHLTQLQKQVEESDRAVKANKAIEKEYTYKKEKLESDISCLESMRRITKSLLEMDSRESKQISIELDEKRSELQSVNEELASAIEKAEDATILLDRIKNFVSSFRLFAPTIEEYANQVEADKIIEAGNSFRGILNELGKLLEAFKELIKEGLCWFPRLMRWKTSKGEVVPVFLEKSDGYSYLVYGYMNVETKEYYSKESVQWEITAGNRTGTVEQMDANVEAMARDLQEILRIGAEQKRLWEVYGER, encoded by the coding sequence GTGAAAACAGTATATCATAAAGAATTCGATGAGGCATTAGAAGAATATAATAAAAAGCAGACACGACAAGACCGGAAAATCGAAGATTATTTTGAACATGTGGCAGGTAAGGAACAGGATATGGCAGTTGAAATAATAATTCAAATAGGCGACAGGGAGTTCTGGAAGCAATTTGATGATATGAAGTCATATATGAAATTGTCATATCAGATAATTCTGGACGAGCTTAGAAAGAGGCTTCCACAGTTTGTAGTTGCAAATGCTGTGGTTCATCTTGATGAGGATAGCCCGCATATGCACATTGTTGGAGTTCCTGTGGCAGATGGATATAAGAAAGGTTTTAGCAAGCAGGTGTCAAAACGTAAGGTATTCACTAAAGATGTGTTATCAAGAGTGCTGCAGGATGAGCTTCGTGAGGTGGCAAATAAAGAAGTTGATGACTGGTTTGGAGAACAGATAAAAGAAAAGTCGAAAGGTCGAAATCACGATTTATCCGTTGCAGAGTATAAGGTGGCTCAGGAGACAAAGCATTTGACACAATTACAAAAGCAGGTGGAAGAATCGGATAGGGCAGTTAAGGCAAATAAAGCTATTGAAAAAGAATATACGTATAAAAAAGAAAAACTGGAGTCTGATATTTCATGCCTGGAAAGTATGCGGCGGATTACTAAGTCACTATTAGAAATGGATAGTAGAGAATCAAAACAGATATCAATTGAACTTGACGAAAAGAGGTCAGAACTTCAATCGGTAAATGAAGAGTTGGCAAGTGCTATTGAAAAAGCAGAAGATGCTACGATATTACTTGATAGAATCAAGAATTTTGTATCGTCATTCAGATTATTTGCACCTACAATAGAAGAATATGCTAATCAGGTCGAAGCAGATAAGATAATAGAGGCAGGAAACTCATTCCGTGGAATATTGAATGAGCTGGGCAAGCTGCTTGAAGCATTCAAAGAACTGATAAAAGAAGGCTTGTGTTGGTTTCCAAGGCTGATGAGATGGAAAACTTCTAAAGGAGAAGTGGTACCGGTGTTTCTAGAGAAAAGTGATGGTTATTCATATTTGGTGTATGGATATATGAATGTGGAGACTAAGGAATATTACTCAAAAGAGAGTGTTCAATGGGAGATTACGGCAGGTAATCGTACTGGTACAGTTGAACAGATGGATGCTAATGTTGAGGCGATGGCAAGAGATTTGCAGGAAATATTGAGGATAGGAGCGGAGCAGAAGAGATTGTGGGAGGTGTATGGAGAAAGGTAG